A genome region from Danio aesculapii chromosome 2, fDanAes4.1, whole genome shotgun sequence includes the following:
- the tle2c gene encoding transducin-like enhancer protein 4 isoform X1, whose amino-acid sequence MTSRSMYPHGRPQAPLVSGHAGMKFTVLETLDHIKEEFQLFQAQYHSLKLECEKLASEKTEMHRHYIMYYEMSYGLNIEMQKQAEIVKRLSAICTQIIPLLSQEHQHQVAQAVERSKHVSMAELNAIIGFDALGLQQQQFQHLSHHAPGFPLTPHPSGLTLGAGAGLMALPGAFPFPPHLMPKDDLSHPETLESRDGAANRSGSGSPVGHRSVGLRLALPPPSSSSSSHSDLDSKRSGSDAGRTRRESGSKNEDALRRDGAKEKSVSPAGVSPRSTEGNGLNSSPVLRKNPSREGSSSPPSQPRSPALCKSPTQEKVRSPSPSASHESLSPGSPAAPRPLSSSARGPSPALKH is encoded by the exons GCTCCGCTGGTGTCAGGTCACGCCGGCATGAAATTCACCGTTCTGGAGACTCTGGATCACATAAAAGAGGAGTTCCAGCTGTTCCAGGCTCAGTATCACAG tctgAAGCTGGAATGCGAGAAGCTGGCGAGTGAGAAAACAGAGATGCACAGACATTATATCATG TATTATGAAATGTCTTACGGGCTGAACATCGAGATGCAGAAGCAG gCGGAGATCGTAAAGCGGCTCAGTGCTATATGCACTCAGATCATTCCACTGCTGTCTCAAGAG CATCAGCATCAGGTCGCTCAGGCAGTGGAAAGATCCAAACACGTCAGCATGGCGGAGCTCAACGCCATCATTGGG TTTGATGCTCTGggtttgcagcagcagcagttcCAGCATCTGTCCCATCATGCACCTGGTTTCCCTCTGACGCCGCACCCCTCAGGACTAACTCTGGGAGCGGGTGCAGGACTCATGGCTCTTCCCGGAGCTTTTCCTTTCCCTCCACACCTGATGCCTAAAGACGACCTCAGTCACCCCGAGACCCTCGAATCCAGAG ACGGAGCAGCGAATAGG agtggCAGTGGTTCACCGGTGGGTCATCGGTCAGTGGGTCTGCGTCTGGCTCTTCCTCCtccttcctcctcttcttcctctcaCTCTGATCTAGACAGTAAACGGAGCGGCTCAGACGCAGGACGGACACGACGg GAAAGCGGCAGTAAAAATGAAGACGCTCTCAGAAGAGACGGCGCTAAAGAG aaaAGCGTGTCTCCTGCTGGAGTTTCTCCCAGGTCTACTGAAGGGAACGGGTTAAACAGTTCTCCAGTGCTGCGCAAGAATCCATCCAGAGAAGGTTCATCCTCTCCTCCGTCTCAACCTCGCTCACCTGCACTCTGCAAGAGCCCAACCCAG GAAAAGGTGCGATCTCCGTCTCCATCAGCGTCTCATGAGTCTCTGTCTCCTGGCTCTCCAGCAGCTCCTCGTCCTCTGTCCTCCTCTGCCCGCGGCCCGTCTCCCGCTCTCAAACACTAG
- the tle2c gene encoding transducin-like enhancer protein 4 isoform X2 yields MTSRSMYPHGRPQAPLVSGHAGMKFTVLETLDHIKEEFQLFQAQYHSLKLECEKLASEKTEMHRHYIMYYEMSYGLNIEMQKQAEIVKRLSAICTQIIPLLSQEHQHQVAQAVERSKHVSMAELNAIIGQQQFQHLSHHAPGFPLTPHPSGLTLGAGAGLMALPGAFPFPPHLMPKDDLSHPETLESRDGAANRSGSGSPVGHRSVGLRLALPPPSSSSSSHSDLDSKRSGSDAGRTRRESGSKNEDALRRDGAKEKSVSPAGVSPRSTEGNGLNSSPVLRKNPSREGSSSPPSQPRSPALCKSPTQEKVRSPSPSASHESLSPGSPAAPRPLSSSARGPSPALKH; encoded by the exons GCTCCGCTGGTGTCAGGTCACGCCGGCATGAAATTCACCGTTCTGGAGACTCTGGATCACATAAAAGAGGAGTTCCAGCTGTTCCAGGCTCAGTATCACAG tctgAAGCTGGAATGCGAGAAGCTGGCGAGTGAGAAAACAGAGATGCACAGACATTATATCATG TATTATGAAATGTCTTACGGGCTGAACATCGAGATGCAGAAGCAG gCGGAGATCGTAAAGCGGCTCAGTGCTATATGCACTCAGATCATTCCACTGCTGTCTCAAGAG CATCAGCATCAGGTCGCTCAGGCAGTGGAAAGATCCAAACACGTCAGCATGGCGGAGCTCAACGCCATCATTGGG cagcagcagttcCAGCATCTGTCCCATCATGCACCTGGTTTCCCTCTGACGCCGCACCCCTCAGGACTAACTCTGGGAGCGGGTGCAGGACTCATGGCTCTTCCCGGAGCTTTTCCTTTCCCTCCACACCTGATGCCTAAAGACGACCTCAGTCACCCCGAGACCCTCGAATCCAGAG ACGGAGCAGCGAATAGG agtggCAGTGGTTCACCGGTGGGTCATCGGTCAGTGGGTCTGCGTCTGGCTCTTCCTCCtccttcctcctcttcttcctctcaCTCTGATCTAGACAGTAAACGGAGCGGCTCAGACGCAGGACGGACACGACGg GAAAGCGGCAGTAAAAATGAAGACGCTCTCAGAAGAGACGGCGCTAAAGAG aaaAGCGTGTCTCCTGCTGGAGTTTCTCCCAGGTCTACTGAAGGGAACGGGTTAAACAGTTCTCCAGTGCTGCGCAAGAATCCATCCAGAGAAGGTTCATCCTCTCCTCCGTCTCAACCTCGCTCACCTGCACTCTGCAAGAGCCCAACCCAG GAAAAGGTGCGATCTCCGTCTCCATCAGCGTCTCATGAGTCTCTGTCTCCTGGCTCTCCAGCAGCTCCTCGTCCTCTGTCCTCCTCTGCCCGCGGCCCGTCTCCCGCTCTCAAACACTAG